The genomic DNA TTATTTTTAAGTTTATAGTATGAACCCACTTCAGAATGAACCTTATGAACGGGTTTTTCACGAACGCTGCAAGAATTGATGATGATAAGGTTTGCTTGTTCCGGAGTTTTAACTGGAGTGTAGTTTTGCATCTCCAGAAGTGAGTACATTCTTTCGGTGTCATTTTCATTCATTTGACAACCGTAAGTAGAGATAAACACACCATTCTCTACGGCCTGTACCGGCTGTTTTACCGTTTGATTTTCGGTAGAGTTTTGAGGTGTGTTTTCCATAAGTACCTATAGTATAAATTGTGTAAAAAAGTAAGGTATTTCCAGTTACTTCCCTGCTTTTTTAAAGCCAATTATTTAGTTATTTAAAATCAATTTTTTGTACGGTATATTAGGGTTTTAGTGGTGCACGTCTAAGTGTGTCAACAATCAAAAGGTGAAGTGAAATGGATCCACGCAGCTCAAGTTCCCAAAAGCATAAATATCAACCCGTCCCCAAAGACTTTTTAAAGCTTGTTAAAGAGACTTTTGAAGAAAAATACGCAGACTTTTTGAAGGATAAAACCCTTATTGTGGATGGCGCCATCTTCCCAGAAGAGCTTATTTTGGTTGTGGGCATAAAAAACAATAACGAGAAGATCAGACAGGTGAATTTCGAATCTTCTATGGACTATGAAAACGTAGACGATACTAAGGTTTTAGAGAAAATCCATATGAGTATCGATGCCTTGGACGCTATGTTTATAGAATATGTTGAAGCTAATGGCGATATTGAAATGCCAAAGCTCTGGACAGAATTCGAATTCGAAGGCCAAAAACTCTACCTAAAATCAAGCACAGATAACATAGAACTCGAAAAGGCCGCCGAAGAATTCTTGCGTCAACACGACACAAACTCCTCTGAAGAAACTATTCATTAATTACATCAAAAACAAAATACACCTACTGTAATTAGTTCTGACGCATTAGTTTTAAGTTTATACTCTTTAAAAAAGTACCTAGCCTCCGCTCAACAATAAAGGGGGCTTTATGCTAAAATTCGCTTTGGCTGCAATCGCAGTCGCTTTAATTTCACAAAACTCATTTGCTTTAGAATGTCATGGTACGGAACCATTCTGGGGAGCAACTCTAACCGAAGACAATCTGTCTTTACAGACGGTAGATATTGAGGGAGTAACTGAAACTAAAATCACGAAAGTTGCAGGCGCCGCAGGAATGGTTGAAGAATTCCTTCAAGTTTACTCTAACGAAGATGGTCCAGTTGCTGTAGTTAGAAAAACAGATTCATGCTCAAACGGAATGTCTGATGAAACGTTTCCACAAGAAATCATTATTCTTAGTGGAGATACAAATCTTTACGGCTGTTGCGGTGAACCATTGCCAGTTAACGACGGAGAGAATTCTAAGTAATCTCAATTTTAAGAATTTAAATAAAAAAGGCGCGGATTGTATCCAGCGCCTTTTTTATTTGTACTTTAAAGATTACGAATTAAAACGAGTCATCATCTCCGTCGCCGGCTGTTTGTAGACCTCTAACCTCGTCCATCAAGCCTTGATCGTCTTCATTTTCTGGTTGGTCAACATCAACGTCTTCAATTTCAAGCTCTTGAATTGCAGCTAAGAAGTGTTTTTCAGATTTTAAATCATCACGAATCATTTCAATATACTTATCTGGATATCTTAAAGTTAATTCTTCGATATATTTTTCGAGTTTTCCGTCTGTTAAAATTTTCTTTCTTAGTTGGATTTTTTTCCAAAGTTTTAAGTAATGGAAACGACAATATCCATCTACGATAGAAAGCTCATCACATTCTCTCATTTTACAATAGAGTCTACCTTCAGCGTCCCTAAGAGCAATTTCGACTTCACCTTCACCATCAGATTCGCCTAAAAGAGCTCTTAACTCTTCCATTTGTTCTGGAGTTTTGGTTTTAAGGTCCTCGTATTGAGCCACTTCATCATCGAAGTTGTCTTCATAGTCATCAAAACCTAGGTCGTCTTTTTTCTCTTTAGATTTTTTATCCGGCGATTTTTTATCAGCTTTTTTGTCTGCCTTTACCGGAGTTGCTGCGGCTACCGTTTTAGGTGTTTTTTTAGCAGCTTCTTCCTTTACAGCAGTTTTTGGAGCCATAACTTTTGCGACAGGAGCTTTAACAGGCTTTGCAGTTTTTACAGGTTGCTTGTTATTTTTCTGTGCCGCAGCCGCTGCTTTTGGAGCTGCTACTTTAGAATTAGGTGTTTTTGCTTTAACTGCAGGCTTTTTCTGGGTAGTTTTCTGCGCTGCAGCTTTCTTTTTGGGGTCTTTTTTAGTCTTTGCCATAGGAAAAAAATCCTAGGGTTGATTCACAAACCTGTCAACGAGTTCCTTCAGGTGTTGCACGAATAGTGCAGCCAGATGTGGGTTCAGAACGTATTTAGATTTACTCGTCCCGCTTCGCCAGTGATCGAAATTCTTCCTGATTCTCCGCCACGCAAAGTTCCTTTAAGAGTTTTCGTTGCTCCATACTCATCTTTGTTTAAGTAACTAGGAGCCTGGAACTGACCTTCTGATAGAGCAAAGTAAACTTGAGCACCACTAGAAGACGGCACCGAAAGCTTAATGTTTGCATTCTTGATGGTTGCCTTAAATCGAGCAGGATTTGTAAGTTTTGCCGTAATTATAGCTTGGTCAGAAACACCTTCGATTGCACCTTGGAAAGATACTAAATCTAGCTTTCCTTGATCCGCATCGAACTTAAGAGTTCCACTTGAACCCTCAACTGTTGTCGTACCGGATTTAGAATTCAAATTCACATCGCCATTCACTCCTTTTAAAGAAGAATTGCCATTGAAATTTGTAACATCTAAATTCCCTTCGACTCCTGAAAAAATAAGTTTTCCATCAAACACGTCCGCTTTTAAGCGGCCAGAGTGTTTAGTAACATCCAAATTTCCTTTTACCATATTCACTTTAAATGGTGCCGCTGTATTCTCTAGAGATACGGAACCATTTTCCAAAACAACATGTGTCGCCTGCTTCCATCCATTGATTGAAACCTTACCTACTCTCGAATTGATATTGAGCTCTGTTGAAGGGCCTCGAAGGATCATGTAGTAGCGGTATTGAGTTTCTAGTTTTTTATCTACAAATACTTTTGAGGGATAGTTACAAATAACTTTAATTGTTTCTTTGATCGCATCTTTTTGAACAGAAATATTCCAGTCTGTATCAGTATTCGCCTTAGTTCCGTCAAAAACTTGTGTGCCGACTTTCAAGTGCGGTGTTGATCCATCATGAATAACTTTGATATCAATATTCAAACATTGAATATCGATTTGAGTATTTTTGATATTTTCAAAAGTTGTAACATTTTGTGACTTTTGTGCAAAACTGACTGCTGTAAATAAAGTTATTAGCGCAGTAAAAAATGTATTCATAAAACCTCAATCCGTTATATTCAGCCCAACACGATACCAATATCATTATTTAGAGGTATGTGTCATTGATAAATCTTTCTTGCCCCTGCTCTACAAGAGCAATATTTTTATCTCAATTGATTAATAGCTCAGTGGTGAGCTTTGGAGGAACATATGAAAGAAGTTGTAATATTATCTGCTCAACGTACGGCCATTGGCTCTTTTATGGGAAGCTTGTCATCTGTTCCCGCTCCCAAGTTAGGTGCTGCCGCAATAAAAAAGGCACTCGAAGTAGCTAAGATTGCAGGCGACCAAGTTCAAGAATGCATTATGGGAAATGTACTTACGGCAGGAGTTGGCCAGGCGCCAGCAAGGCAGGCCGCTATCTATGCAGGTCTTCCGCAATCTGTAGAATGTTTAACGATCAATAAAGTGTGTGGTTCAGGATTGAAAGCCGTAATGCTAGCCAGTGATTCTATCCGTGCTGGAAATGCAGATGTGATCGTGGCGGGCGGACAAGAAAATATGTCTCTCGCTCCTCATCTTCTTGAAAACGTAAGAAACGGATACAGAATGGGCCCATCACAATTAACAGACTCCATGATCAAAGATGGTCTCTGGGATCCCTACAACAATATGCATATGGGAAATTGTGGAGAGATTTGCGCAAAAGAATTTAACTTTACACGCGAAGCTCAAGATCAATTTGCCATCGATAGTTATAAAAATGCTCAAGAGGCTTTAAAATCTGGCGCTTTCAAAAATGAAATTGTTGGTGTAGAAGTTCAAGCCGGAAAACAAACTGTACTCGTGGACTCTGACGAAGAACCTACAAAAGCTAAGTTTGATAAAATCCCAGAATTAAAACCTGCCTTCGATAAAACCGGAACGATCACCGCGGCCAATGCCTCTAAATTGAACGATGGTGCTGCTGCTCTTGTTATTGCTTCTGGAGATTATGCAAAGTCTAACAACCTAAAACCAATGGCTAGAATTGTCTCTTACGCATCCTTTGCCCAAGATCCAAAATGGTTTACGACTGCACCAGCCGGAGCAATCAAAAAAGCTTTAACAAAAGCTAATCTCAAAGCTACAGACATAGACCTCTGGGAAATCAACGAAGCTTTCGCCGTTGTTACAATGGCTGCAATTAAAGAATTCAACTTAGATCCTAAAAAAGTAAATGTGAATGGCGGGGCGATTGCTCTGGGTCATCCAATTGGAGCAAGTGGTGCGAGAGTTCTTACAACTCTTCTCCACACTCTCGAAAAGAAAAATCTAAAGCGCGGTCTAGCAACACTTTGTATTGGTGGCGGCGAAGGTGCCGCACTTATCGTAGAAAGATTATAATATGGCAGCAACGAAAGTTTACAAAGACGCAGAATCAGCACTTGAAGGCGTAAAAGACGGAATGACTATCCTAGTGGGTGGCTTCGGTCTTTGCGGAATTCCTGAAAATTTAATTACAGCACTCAGAGACACGGGAGCAAAAAACCTCACCTGTGTTTCCAATAACGCAGGCGTGGATGATTTTGGTTTAGGACTTTTGCTTCACACAAGACAAATCAAAAAGATGGTTTCCAGTTACGTTGGAGAAAATAAAACTTTTGAAAAACAATATCTCTCAAAAGAATTGGAATTGGAATTTGCCCCACAAGGAACTCTTGCCGAAAGACTTCGTGCAGGCGGCGCCGGTATCCCTGCTTTCTACACACCCACTGGTGTGGGAACCTTAGTTGCTGAAGGCAAAGAGATTCGTGAATTCAACGGACGTCCTTATGTCCTTGAAAAAGGAATCACAGGAGATTTTGCACTAGTTAAAGCTTGGAAGGGCGATAAGTTCGGAAATTTGATTTTTAGAAAAACTGCTAGAAACTTTAATCCTATGATCGCAACAGCTGGAAAAATCACAGTTGTTGAGGTTGAAGAGTTGGTAGAAGTTGGAGAACTTGAGCCAGATCAAATTCACACCCCTGGTGTTTACGTTCAACGTATCATCCAAGGTCCTTCATACGAAAAACGCATCGAACAACGAACAACAAGGTAAGTCATGTTAACTAAAGAACAGATCGCACAAAGAATTTCAAAAGAAGTAAAAGACGGCTTCGTTGTAAACTTAGGTATTGGTATTCCAACTCTAGTTGCGAATTATATTCCTGAAGGGATGACTGTCTATTTACAAAGCGAGAATGGTCTTTTAGGAATGGGTCCTTTCCCTTCCGAAAAAGATGTGGATGCCGACCTCATCAATGCCGGCAAACAAACAATCACCACTGTACCAGGAGCAAGTTTCTTTTCATCAGCAGATAGTTTTGCGATGATTCGCGGGGGTCACGTGGACTTAACAGTTCTCGGTGCTATGCAAGTAGACGAAGAAGGCAACATCGCAAATTGGATGATTCCTGGAAAAATGGTAAAGGGCATGGGCGGAGCAATGGATCTCGTTGCCGGCGCAAAACGTGTGATCGTGGCCATGCAACACGTAGATAAGTCAGGCGATATGAAACTCGTTAAAAAATGCACTTTGCCCTTTACAGGATTGAGATGCATTCATCAGATCGTCAGTGACTACGGAGTTCTTGACGTTACGCCAGAAGGTTTTTTACTCAGAGAGTTCGCTCCAGACTTATCTGTTGACCAAGTTGTGAAAGCCACTGCGGGTAAAATTAAAGTAGCTTCTGACGTTAAGCCTATGAAGCTTTAATCTTTATTAATTAATAGGGTATGCAAAAGAATAAGTTTGCTTTGCTTTGCTTTTGCGAAGCAAATTCTAGATGCTGTAGAATAAATATGAACGCAAAGAAAAATAAAATACTTAGGAAGATCGGTGCAGTTTTAGATTTTTTTGTATTCTTCTTGATTAAAAAGTAACTAAATATTCCTACAATAAAGCAATGAGAGCTTGCAATAATCGCAAGCAGCGGGACAGACAAAAGGCTCCAGTAGAAATCCAATCCTTTAAATATATCAGTAAGGTCCGACAAGAGTTAATTCCTTTAAGATTTGAGTATTCTTATTATTGATCCGAATATCAATTCGCAAATCTTTTTTAATACTTCCCCCAGACTCTCTAATTAAAGCCGTGGAAAATTTTGCGAAGAAATGAATCTCCCGACTTGTATTGGGATTTAGCATCAGATTATTTTGAGGAAGTACCAATTCGATATCTGAACTTATCTGAGCAAATATTATATCCGAACTTTGATTATGCATATGAAGTTTAAAATGATTCAACACTCTGTCTTCCCCATTCTCTTTTATTAGAGAGTAAGGTGCCTCTTTGGCCTTAAGTACACTCACCATAAGAGGATCTCTAGACTGAACAAAATAAATTAGCAATGTGCTCATTAATAAAATTACAAATAGGTATGCAAGCACTCTGGGTCTAAGTATTTTATTTCTTACTGAAATATGAGTTTTACTTTCAATTTCAAATTCTGAACTATAGCGTATAAGACCTAAGGGTTTTTTAACCTTTTCCATTATCTCATCGCAAGCATCAATGCACGCTGTACAACCAATGCATTCCATCTGGATTCCACGCCGAATATCAATACCCGTTGGACAAACTTCAACACAACGATTGCAATTGACACAATCGCCCTGTTTTTCTTTTGATATATTCGGATCTTTTCTAGGCTCACCACGATTGTAATCATACATAACTGACAGGGATTTTTTATCCATCAATACAGCCTGTATACGCCCATAGGGACACGCGATAATACAAAATTGTTCTCTAAACCAACCAAAATTAAAAAGTAATACTAAAGTCATTCCCATTACGATTGTAAAAGCCGTCCAGTTTTCTTTTGGTGTGCCGGTCATCATTCCAATCAAACGATCTGATCCGACAAAATACGCTACAAAGGAGTGTGCTATGACAGCGGACACAACAAAATAACAAAGCCACGTTAAAGAGACTTTTAATATTTTTTCTTTATGCCAAGGCTCTCCTGATAATTTTCTTCTTTTTATATAATTACCTTGTATCCAAGCTTCAATTCTGCGGTAAATTCCATCTATAAAAACAGTTTGAGGACAAGCCCATCCACACCAAACTCTACCAAAAAGAGCCGTCACAAAAGCCAGGCTAATGGTGCCAACAGCCAGTACCAAAAAAATCAACGGAGCATCATGGGCTTTAAACAAGATTCCAAAGAGATGGAAAGTTCTGTTTGGTATATCAAATAAAAATATTTGAATCCCATTCCATTTCAACCAAGGTAAAATAAGAAAAAATAAAATTAGCGCGACTTCGACAATATTTCTATGTCTTCTAAAAAAACCTCTCACCTCAGCCGGATAAAGGAAAATACGATTTCCTTTATTGTCTGTAGTAGAAAGTCTTTCGTCGCCTAAGGACATAACTAATCCTTATACTCTGTCCCCTCTGAAGCCTTTGCTCCAGCAGGATTAGTACCTTTTAATGATTTAATAAACGCTACCGTCGCAATTTGTTCCTCAGGGCTCAAAACTGCTTCCCAAGGCACCATACCTTTTTCAGGTACACCTTTTTGAATGACATGGAGTATGTCTTTTGGTTTATCTCCATGGATCCAGAAGTTATCTGTCATATTGGGACCGATGAGCCCTTGCCCCTTATCGCCATGACACATAAAACACTTTTCGGCATAAATTTTTTTTCCAACCTCTATATTTTTTGTATCTTTAATGAGTTCGTCCAAATTTGCAAAGGCATCCCCACCGCCACTCGAGTCCACATCGAGAGTTTTAATAACCGCTAATTCGCCAGCTAACTCCTGATCTGTTGATGGCCCATCAAAAATTTCGTAATACCCGTAATATAATACTCCGTAGATGACTGTAATTACAAAAATAGCTACCCACCAATTCGGCAAAGGATGATCGTGTTCAACAATACCATCATAATGCTCATTTAGAATCTTCGCGTCTTTATTGTCTAGATTATTTTTATCGTTCTTATCACTCATGACTCATTTTCCTCTAATGGAATTTTTGACATAACATCGTAATATTCATCCTTAATTTTGTAGACCTTGATAATCATCACGACAAAAAAGACAAAAAATATAACTAGACCAATCAGGGTCAACCACGTGTCTGTGAAATATGCCAAACCCTCTTGCTTCATTTTTTCTCCTTTTGTCCAAGAGACTGTAGGTATGCTATCAGCGCAATAATTTCTTTCTGCTCAAGCTTATCTACTGCAACGCCACTGGCTTTTAAATTTTCTGCGATGGATTTTGCTTGTTCTTCAGCATCAAGATCAGCCCTAGAAAGCTCTTCATCTGTATACGGAACCCCTAGGCTCTTCATGACAGATAATTTTTTTCTCAAAACTAAGAAATCTGTTTTGTTTTTAGCTAACCAAGGATACGCCGGCATAATTGATCCCGGAGTGACAGCTCTTGGATCAATCATATGACGGTAATGCCATAGGTCTGGATATTTTTTCCCAAGGCGAGAAAGGTCAGGGCCTGTTCTTTTTGATCCCCACTGAAACGGTCTATCCCACATTGACTCTTCGATAGTAGATGCATTTCCATATCTTATTACTTCAGCTGGTAATTTTCTGATCATTTGAGAATGACAAACATAACAGCCTTCTTTGATATAAAGGTCTCGCCCTGCCAGTTCCAATGCTGAGTACGGATCAATCACCTTTATAGGATCAACATATTTATGCAAAGAAAGTGTCGGTACAATTTCAATGACTGAACCTACAGCAATTGCAATGAATGAAAGCACACTGAATAAAAGTCCCATGCCCTCTAATTTTTTGTGCTTAGTCCCTGTTGTATTATCAAATTTAATTACCTTTGCTGCTAAAAGCTCTGCCTTCTCTTTTTTAGGAGCCGCCTGAATTGTCTTATAGATATTGTAAGCTAACAAAATAAATCCAGCTAAATAAAACGCTCCACCAATTGCACGCACCCAGTAAAGAGGTACAATTCTTGTTACAGTTTCTACAAAATCTGGATATACTAATTTCCCTTTTTCATTCAGTGCCAACCACATCAATCCTTGCGTGATTCCCGCCGTAACCATAGATATGTAATATAAAAGTATCCCTAGTAAGCCCAACCAGAAGTGAACTGTCGCCAATTTCACGCTATGTAATTTTACATTCCATAAACGAGGAACTAGATAATAGATCATGGCAAAAGTAAGGAAACCATTCCATCCCAATGCACCACTATGAACATGGCCGATAATCCAGTCCGTGTAGTGACCGATTGCGCTTACGGATTTAATGGATAAAAGAGGACCTTCAAAAGTTGCCATCCCATAGAATGTTATCGCTGCAACCATAAATTTAATGATCGGATCATCACGGAGGAGATGCCATGCGCCTCTCAAAGTCAAAAGACCATTGATCATCCCACCCCAACTTGGTGCCCATAGCATAAGTGAGAAAACCATACCCAATGTTTGCGCCCAATCAGGCAAAGCTGTATAAAGCAGATGATGAGGACCTGCCCAAATATAAATAAAAACTAAAGACCAAAAGTGTATAATTGAGAGTCGATATGAATAAATCGGACGATTCGCCATCTTGGGCATGTAATAATACATGAGTCCTAAGAACGGCGTTGTTAAAAAGAATGCAACAGCATTGTGACCATACCACCACTGAACGAGTGCATCTTGAATACCCGCATAAACAGGATAACTTTTTAAGAATGTCACTGGAAGTTCAATCGAGTTCACAATATGCAGCACTGCTACGGTAATGATCGTGGCAATATAAAACCATATAGCAACATACATATGCTGCTCACGGCGTTTTTTTATAGTCCCAAAAAAATTAATTGCAAAAACAACCCAGATCAATGTGATTGCAATATCAATAGGCCATTCGAGCTCTGCGTATTCCTTGGATTGAGAATAACCTAGCGGTAGCGTAATTGCTGCAGCTACAATGATTAGCTGCCAGCCCCAAAAATGAATTCCACTTAAAACATCCGAAAACATTCTGGTTTTAAGAAGCCTTTGAGATGAATGATAAATACCTGCAAAAATCGCATTTCCTGCAAAAGCAAAAATTGCAGCATTGGTATGAAGAGGTCTAAGCCTTCCAAAAGTAATATACTCGCTATTTAAGTTGAACGGCCAATAAGCTAATTGCAGTGCTGCCAGTAAACCAAAGAACATGGCTGCTCCTGCCCATACCATCGTAGCTAGTAGAAATTTCTTTACGATATCATCATCGTAAGAAAAATACTCGTAGTTATCCTTCATGCATCTCTCCTTTTTCATCATCATTGAGCATTTTTAGAGCAGGCGTATCCAAATCATCAAATTGACCAGAACGATTGGCCCATAAAAAATAAATTAAAAAAACAAAACCCAAAAGCAAAGCTAAAGGAATAAGTATGACCAGAATATTCATCTCACTCCTCTCAAAGTATTTAGCAAAATTACAACCGAACTGATGGGCATTAGAATAGCAGCAATCAATGGATTGATTGCTCCTGTCAGAGCAAAATAGCCGGCAACAAAATTATAGAATAGAGATATTCCCAAGTTAGTGTAGATTGTAGAACGAACTCTTTCAGAGAGATTAAATAAAAAAGAAATTTGACTAATCCCACTCTTCAGAAGGTAAGCATCACTGCTGTCAGCGCTCATCTGCACGGAACCTTGCACTGAGATTCCGATGTGCGCCGATTGCAAAGCTAAGACATCATTTAAACCATCACCCACCATTAAAGCAGGATGATATTTTCTTACCCAGTCTTTTTTCATATCTGGTGTTTGATCATAGAATACATTTTCGATACCGCATTCGCCGGCAACTTCTTGCGCAACGAGAGAAGTATCTCCCGTTAATAAAAATATATTTTTATCTTTACTTGCAAGCCTTGAGATTTCAGATTTGCTATCCATTCGAACTGAATCTTCAAAATATACTGCCAACACAGGTTCGTTATTTTTGTATAGAACCGAGGACATTCGCTCTGAGTCTACATTTTTAAGAAATCTATATGTGTCATCGTTCCATTGCGCTTGAATTCCTATGCCAGGAATTTCATAAGCAGAAATCTTTAAATCAGAATAATAATTGATATATTTTTTCCTTAGAGCAAAGGCTATCGGATGCTGAGAAACCAGTTCCATATTGAGCACAATATTTATGAGGTGCGGATCATAAGGCACTGTTCGCTGTACGCTGATCTGCCCATGTGTGAGGGTGCCTGTCTTATCAAAAAAAATATTTTTTACTTGTAAAAGTCTATCAAAAATATCTTTTTTATAAACAAGTATACCTGCTTGATTTGCTCTGTACACTCCTAACAAATAAGCGAGTGGCGTACCTAAAGCCAAAGCACAAGGACATGCAACGATCAGCAAAGCTAACGATCTCTGAAAAGCTTGAAAAGAATCAACCTGAGCAAAGTAAATTCCAAAAACTATCGCCACTGTAAAAACAGATAAAATAAAGTAATGTGAAAATCGATCCGTAAAGTGCACAAACTCACTTTTAGTCTTTTTTATATCTTCTAATTTTTTTTGAAAATTACAAATTCTGCTATTCTTATAAGTTTCAAGGACCTCAACTGAACACTTACCGGATATTAAAATTGCTCCGGATTGTATAATCATATTTTTTTGATAGTCTTTTGGATATGTTTCGCCTGAGATCAAAGACAAATTCCATTCTGAAAAATCAGAAGATATTTTTGATTTCACAGGTAAAGCTTGACCTTTTGTTAAAGTCAGTTGATCTCCCACCAAAAGAAACTCTTTCTTTTTTGATCCTTCATAGTGTGTCAATTGATATGGATGATTCAATCCAAAATCTGTATCTGAATATGTAGCAATAAAGTTTTGCTGAAGCTTATTCAAAAGATATCTAGCAGATAAAATAAGAAATATAAAACTCGCAGTAGAGTCATAATAGAGATGATCGTACTCTGCTTTAAAAAGATTCCACGTTGAAAATGCAAACCCCGTGATTAGCGCAACAGTTATAGGTAGATCAATACTTAATGACTTTGCCTTAAACGAGCGCCACGCATTTTTGTAAAAATCCTGCGCTGAGTAGATCATAATTGGCAAAAATAGAGCAAACGCCAGATATGAAAAATAATGTTTATACTCTGTCTCAACCCCTGAGTACAAAGGCACTGTCGCCAGCATTATATTTCCAGCGCAGAATCCTGCAACACCCAGCTTACTCAAATGCTCTCGATTGGACCTCTTGTTGGCCTCAAAAATTTCTGCTTTGTCCTCTAAAAACTCAGCCTTAAAGCCTAACTTTTTAATATAATCTACGACTTCATTTGGAGTTGTCTGTTGATGGGTTTGGATTTCTACAAGCGACTGTCCAAAATAGACATGCGCAGACTTTACTTTGTCATCGTAGTTAGAAAGGTTCTCTAACTTCTGAATGCACATACTGCAAGTGATGCCAC from Bdellovibrionota bacterium includes the following:
- a CDS encoding cation-translocating P-type ATPase, with product MKADNKYLIHVRGITCSMCIQKLENLSNYDDKVKSAHVYFGQSLVEIQTHQQTTPNEVVDYIKKLGFKAEFLEDKAEIFEANKRSNREHLSKLGVAGFCAGNIMLATVPLYSGVETEYKHYFSYLAFALFLPIMIYSAQDFYKNAWRSFKAKSLSIDLPITVALITGFAFSTWNLFKAEYDHLYYDSTASFIFLILSARYLLNKLQQNFIATYSDTDFGLNHPYQLTHYEGSKKKEFLLVGDQLTLTKGQALPVKSKISSDFSEWNLSLISGETYPKDYQKNMIIQSGAILISGKCSVEVLETYKNSRICNFQKKLEDIKKTKSEFVHFTDRFSHYFILSVFTVAIVFGIYFAQVDSFQAFQRSLALLIVACPCALALGTPLAYLLGVYRANQAGILVYKKDIFDRLLQVKNIFFDKTGTLTHGQISVQRTVPYDPHLINIVLNMELVSQHPIAFALRKKYINYYSDLKISAYEIPGIGIQAQWNDDTYRFLKNVDSERMSSVLYKNNEPVLAVYFEDSVRMDSKSEISRLASKDKNIFLLTGDTSLVAQEVAGECGIENVFYDQTPDMKKDWVRKYHPALMVGDGLNDVLALQSAHIGISVQGSVQMSADSSDAYLLKSGISQISFLFNLSERVRSTIYTNLGISLFYNFVAGYFALTGAINPLIAAILMPISSVVILLNTLRGVR